In Candidatus Eisenbacteria bacterium, one DNA window encodes the following:
- a CDS encoding phosphatase PAP2 family protein — translation MNRIAILVLLIGSMLTPIEQLDLAFQRWAQASREPWMEPAMQGATRIGRPENVMVVLLGVALFGGPAGPVIARHAITVLLPVNLVVEATKYTVGRTRPDGDSKRRNSSFPSSHAANAFAVAWVVAARWRRAAWPAFVVAVLIAGSRIYLNRHFLSDVVAGSLIGVGVAFAVGRWLQVRGESWLHEGRLRKV, via the coding sequence ATGAACCGAATCGCAATCCTGGTCCTGTTGATCGGAAGCATGCTGACCCCTATCGAGCAACTGGACTTGGCGTTCCAGCGCTGGGCTCAGGCCTCGCGCGAGCCATGGATGGAGCCCGCGATGCAGGGTGCGACGCGCATCGGGCGACCCGAAAATGTGATGGTCGTGCTGTTGGGAGTCGCATTGTTCGGCGGTCCCGCGGGCCCGGTCATCGCTCGCCATGCGATTACCGTGCTGTTGCCGGTCAATCTCGTGGTCGAGGCGACCAAGTACACGGTCGGGCGCACGCGACCCGACGGGGACTCGAAGCGGCGGAACTCATCCTTTCCTTCGAGCCATGCCGCCAACGCGTTCGCGGTCGCATGGGTCGTCGCGGCTCGATGGCGACGAGCGGCGTGGCCCGCGTTCGTGGTCGCGGTGCTGATTGCCGGCTCTCGGATCTACCTCAACCGACACTTTCTGTCCGACGTGGTAGCCGGCTCTCTGATTGGAGTTGGGGTCGCATTCGCGGTCGGGCGATGGCTCCAGGTCCGAGGCGAAAGCTGGTTGCACGAGGGGAGGCTGCGAAAGGTCTGA
- a CDS encoding PTS transporter subunit EIIA, which translates to MTVLAAPAIPDLPLFILELHWRRRDLVLGELVTLAHRVGSVRSIGPLLETLRIRERIAPSLLGKGAAFPALRSLLVTRPTLVGGRAARALDWSSEPDGQVRLVMLALAPAEMAEESWHGWLARVAALVRQQRPRQKLLEATTAESAAALMKEAGA; encoded by the coding sequence ATGACGGTCCTTGCAGCCCCGGCGATTCCAGACCTCCCGCTCTTCATCCTCGAGTTGCACTGGCGGCGTCGCGATCTCGTACTCGGCGAGCTGGTCACTCTCGCTCACCGGGTCGGCAGCGTTCGGTCGATCGGGCCTCTGCTCGAGACCCTGCGGATTCGCGAACGGATCGCTCCCAGCTTGCTCGGCAAGGGAGCCGCATTCCCTGCTCTGCGTTCGCTGCTCGTGACGCGTCCCACGCTGGTCGGCGGACGCGCGGCGCGCGCGCTCGACTGGTCGAGCGAGCCGGACGGTCAGGTGCGGCTGGTGATGCTCGCACTGGCGCCCGCCGAGATGGCGGAGGAGTCCTGGCACGGCTGGCTCGCGCGAGTGGCCGCGCTGGTGCGGCAGCAGCGACCCCGTCAAAAACTGCTCGAAGCGACGACTGCGGAATCCGCCGCGGCGCTCATGAAGGAAGCGGGAGCGTGA
- a CDS encoding CCA tRNA nucleotidyltransferase → MHRVLARWFEGFRLGSAEAARLRAARRLEAVTWPADAREALLRLQAGGAAGFVGGTVRDRLLGRESTGPLDVACALRPEEVRARFERVVDTGLRHGTVTVWLGSTALECTTFRREGTYGDARRPDSVSFTLDPQVDLDRRDLTVNALYWDPIADELLDPHDGASDLERRTLRAVGDPLDRFREDALRPLRVARFRATLEMEPDDALWDAVHVASRERSGVRFEAVSPERVRDELMRTLVAPRPSRAFELLSSARLLDLWIPELARCRGVTQNRHHAFDVFEHSLRACDAAPRDKPRVRWAALLHDLGKPETREGPEGAASFHGHASIGAERADRVLERLRFPSHERSAIVLLVREHMFELTASASDAALRRWLRRVGIENVADLFDLRLADALATGVGHGFPIALEALRARIQTQLDASHALAISDLAIDGADVMRELELAPGPRVGEALVAVLEAVLEQPELNTREQLLAMLRARRAARA, encoded by the coding sequence ATGCATCGCGTACTCGCGAGGTGGTTCGAAGGGTTCCGCCTGGGATCGGCCGAAGCAGCGCGTCTTCGTGCGGCTCGCCGACTCGAGGCGGTGACGTGGCCGGCGGATGCGCGGGAGGCGCTGCTGCGATTGCAGGCCGGCGGCGCCGCAGGATTCGTGGGGGGGACGGTACGGGATCGGCTGCTCGGTCGCGAGTCGACCGGTCCGCTCGATGTCGCATGTGCGCTGCGGCCCGAGGAAGTGCGGGCGCGATTCGAGCGCGTCGTGGACACCGGGCTGCGCCACGGAACCGTGACCGTGTGGCTCGGTTCGACCGCTCTGGAGTGCACGACCTTTCGTCGCGAGGGCACCTACGGGGACGCGCGCCGCCCGGACTCGGTGTCCTTCACGCTCGACCCTCAGGTCGACCTCGATCGCCGCGACCTGACCGTGAACGCGTTGTACTGGGATCCGATCGCGGACGAATTGCTGGATCCGCATGACGGTGCGAGCGATCTCGAACGCCGCACGCTGCGCGCGGTCGGCGACCCGCTCGATCGATTCCGCGAGGATGCACTGCGACCGCTGCGGGTGGCACGGTTTCGCGCCACCCTCGAGATGGAACCCGACGACGCGCTGTGGGACGCCGTCCACGTCGCGAGCCGCGAACGCAGCGGGGTGCGCTTCGAGGCGGTGTCGCCGGAGCGGGTGCGAGACGAGCTGATGCGAACGCTGGTCGCACCGCGGCCCTCACGGGCCTTCGAGCTGCTCTCCAGCGCGCGGCTGCTCGACCTGTGGATTCCGGAGCTGGCGCGCTGTCGAGGGGTGACGCAGAACCGGCACCACGCATTCGACGTGTTCGAACACTCGCTGCGGGCGTGCGATGCCGCACCGCGCGACAAGCCTCGCGTGCGATGGGCGGCGCTGCTGCACGATCTCGGCAAGCCCGAGACGCGCGAGGGTCCCGAAGGCGCGGCATCCTTCCACGGCCACGCCTCGATCGGTGCCGAACGGGCGGATCGAGTGCTCGAACGACTGCGGTTCCCGAGTCACGAGCGGAGTGCGATCGTGCTGCTGGTGCGCGAGCACATGTTCGAGTTGACGGCGAGCGCATCGGATGCGGCGTTGCGGCGGTGGCTGCGCCGCGTCGGCATCGAAAACGTCGCGGACCTGTTCGATCTTCGACTCGCCGATGCGCTCGCGACCGGCGTCGGACACGGTTTTCCGATCGCACTCGAGGCGCTTCGAGCGCGCATTCAAACGCAGCTGGACGCCTCGCACGCGCTCGCAATCTCCGATCTCGCGATCGACGGCGCGGATGTGATGCGCGAACTCGAGCTCGCGCCGGGGCCGCGGGTCGGCGAAGCACTCGTCGCAGTGCTCGAGGCGGTGCTGGAGCAGCCGGAGCTCAATACGCGCGAGCAACTCCTCGCGATGTTGCGTGCGCGACGCGCGGCACGCGCTTGA
- the rsfS gene encoding ribosome silencing factor, translated as MRGPARRHLRTSPVRCWRTSVAVRCARHSIERSTTQSTAITESRPAPNVPTRPRPAKRLDSARALAIAVEAARAKKAQDLVALDLRELDGVADLFFICSASSEVQVKAIAEAVEDKLRDAGLKPWHIEGREGRRWVLLDYVDLVVHVFHEQTREYYLLERLWGDARKVELGLDDAD; from the coding sequence ATGCGCGGGCCCGCGCGCAGACACTTGCGGACGAGTCCCGTGCGCTGCTGGCGAACGAGCGTCGCGGTTCGGTGCGCGAGGCACTCGATCGAGCGGTCGACTACGCAATCCACCGCGATCACTGAGTCGCGACCCGCGCCGAACGTGCCAACCCGCCCCCGTCCCGCCAAGCGTCTCGATTCCGCGCGTGCCCTCGCGATCGCCGTCGAGGCGGCTCGTGCGAAGAAAGCGCAGGACCTGGTCGCACTCGACCTGCGAGAGCTCGATGGCGTCGCGGATCTGTTCTTCATCTGTTCCGCATCGAGCGAGGTGCAGGTCAAGGCGATCGCCGAGGCGGTCGAAGACAAGTTGCGCGACGCCGGACTCAAGCCGTGGCACATCGAGGGGCGCGAGGGCCGGCGCTGGGTGCTGCTCGACTACGTCGATCTCGTCGTTCACGTCTTCCACGAACAGACCCGCGAGTACTACTTGCTCGAACGGCTGTGGGGGGACGCGCGAAAGGTAGAGCTTGGTCTGGACGACGCTGACTGA
- the argS gene encoding arginine--tRNA ligase, with amino-acid sequence MVWTTLTEGLREALRVTGLEEPGRLDRLELAIPRDPSHGDWTTNLALGLAREVGRPPRAIAEQLAGGFPVDAAIFATPEVAGPGFLNFRYSESFVASLAAHIRREAEQFGTSRFGAGETVIVEYVSANPTGPLNVVSARAAAVGATLVRLLNATGHAAVGEFYVNDAGNQVELLGESLASRFAERIGVERPLPEQGYQGEYVRELAAQLPEAPARAALAATNGSSWFRDQALTHMLAWQQRDLSDYGAEFARWFRETELHRSGAVADTLSALEARGMIYRARQSEAGSAERGHEADEEVEERGDATFVRSSGFGDDQDRVVVKSSGATTYLLPDIAYHRDKHARGFRHAIDLWGPDHHGYIPRMKASLQALGLAPDFLEVLIVQQVNLLAAGQPVKMSKRAGEFVTLRDLMDDVGADCAKFFFLMRSTSAHLDFDLDLAKQQNDENPAYYVQYAHARIASLLRFADERGHAMPALEAGPAPVTVELAAEERTLLRKLAAFPEVVRGAAATREPHRIPTYLHETAAEFHRFYHHCRVVSDDRVLTAQRLAVCEATRRVLANGLALLGVTAPDRMARAEAEDA; translated from the coding sequence TTGGTCTGGACGACGCTGACTGAGGGGCTGCGCGAGGCCTTGCGCGTCACGGGTCTCGAGGAACCCGGGCGGCTCGACCGGCTCGAGCTCGCGATTCCGCGCGATCCCTCGCACGGAGACTGGACCACCAATCTCGCGCTGGGACTCGCGCGTGAGGTCGGCCGTCCACCGCGCGCGATCGCCGAGCAACTGGCGGGCGGCTTTCCAGTCGATGCAGCGATCTTCGCCACCCCCGAGGTCGCGGGACCGGGATTCCTGAACTTCCGATACTCCGAATCGTTCGTGGCGTCGCTGGCCGCACACATCCGTCGCGAGGCCGAACAGTTCGGCACCAGCCGTTTCGGTGCCGGCGAAACGGTGATCGTGGAATACGTGAGTGCCAATCCGACCGGTCCGTTGAACGTGGTGAGCGCGCGTGCGGCGGCAGTCGGCGCGACGCTGGTGCGTCTGCTGAACGCGACGGGCCACGCCGCGGTCGGTGAGTTCTACGTCAATGACGCGGGCAATCAGGTCGAGCTGCTGGGTGAATCGCTCGCCTCACGCTTCGCAGAGCGCATCGGCGTCGAGCGGCCGCTTCCGGAACAGGGCTACCAGGGTGAGTACGTGCGCGAGCTGGCGGCGCAGCTGCCCGAAGCACCGGCGCGCGCCGCACTTGCGGCGACCAACGGCTCGTCGTGGTTCCGCGATCAGGCGCTGACCCACATGCTGGCATGGCAACAGCGCGACCTCTCGGACTACGGCGCCGAGTTCGCGCGCTGGTTTCGCGAGACCGAGCTGCATCGATCGGGAGCGGTCGCCGACACGCTCTCGGCCCTGGAGGCGCGCGGCATGATCTACCGGGCGCGCCAGTCCGAAGCCGGCAGCGCGGAACGTGGCCACGAGGCCGACGAGGAAGTGGAAGAGCGGGGCGACGCGACGTTCGTCCGCAGCTCCGGGTTCGGCGACGACCAGGACCGAGTGGTGGTCAAGAGCAGCGGCGCCACGACCTACCTGCTGCCGGATATCGCGTATCACCGCGACAAGCATGCCCGCGGCTTCCGGCACGCCATCGATCTGTGGGGGCCGGACCATCACGGCTACATCCCGCGCATGAAGGCATCACTGCAGGCGCTCGGTCTCGCTCCGGATTTCCTCGAGGTGCTGATCGTTCAACAGGTCAACCTCCTGGCGGCCGGGCAGCCGGTCAAGATGAGCAAGCGCGCCGGCGAGTTCGTCACCTTGCGCGACCTCATGGACGACGTGGGTGCGGACTGCGCCAAGTTCTTCTTCCTGATGCGATCGACCAGCGCCCACCTCGACTTCGATCTGGATCTCGCGAAGCAGCAGAACGACGAGAACCCGGCCTATTACGTTCAGTACGCCCATGCGCGCATCGCATCGCTGCTGCGCTTCGCCGACGAACGCGGGCATGCGATGCCGGCGCTCGAGGCCGGGCCGGCTCCCGTGACGGTCGAGCTCGCGGCCGAAGAGCGTACGCTGCTACGTAAGCTCGCGGCGTTCCCCGAGGTGGTTCGGGGCGCGGCCGCGACGCGCGAGCCGCACCGGATTCCGACCTATCTGCACGAGACCGCGGCCGAGTTCCATCGTTTCTATCATCACTGTCGCGTGGTGTCCGACGATCGCGTGCTGACCGCGCAGCGGCTGGCGGTGTGCGAAGCCACTCGCCGTGTGCTCGCGAACGGGCTTGCGCTGCTCGGCGTCACGGCACCCGATCGCATGGCACGCGCCGAAGCGGAGGATGCATGA